A genome region from Cytophagia bacterium CHB2 includes the following:
- a CDS encoding RNA polymerase sigma factor, producing MPLQIAQTFTESRLDLHAIFLAHHRQLYKVAYHLTLSRHDAEDIVQDVFVRLYQKLGQFQGESRLSTWLYRMTVNASLDSLRRFKRRQKHETSLSLIVNEAAFAREHSSQHAHIEISEKLQQALSRLRKPFRAVIVLRDFEGLAYDEIAEILQIDKGTVASRLHRAYAKLKKELEALGIDHDYFKS from the coding sequence ATGCCTCTACAAATCGCACAAACATTTACGGAAAGCAGGCTGGATTTACACGCGATATTTTTGGCCCATCACCGGCAACTGTACAAAGTGGCTTATCACCTGACGTTGTCGCGTCACGACGCCGAAGATATCGTGCAGGACGTTTTTGTCCGCCTGTATCAAAAGCTCGGGCAATTTCAAGGCGAATCCCGCCTCTCGACCTGGCTCTACCGCATGACGGTCAATGCCAGCCTCGATTCGTTGCGGCGATTCAAGCGCCGGCAAAAACATGAAACCTCGCTGTCGTTGATTGTAAATGAAGCGGCATTCGCGAGAGAACATTCCAGCCAGCATGCGCATATCGAAATCTCGGAAAAGCTGCAACAGGCGCTGTCGCGCTTGCGCAAGCCGTTTCGTGCGGTGATCGTGCTGCGCGATTTCGAAGGCCTGGCTTATGACGAGATTGCCGAAATTTTGCAAATCGACAAGGGCACGGTGGCTTCGCGCCTGCATCGCGCTTATGCGAAATTGAAAAAAGAGCTGGAGGCTTTGGGTATCGATCA